A genomic window from Streptomyces sp. MST-110588 includes:
- the efeB gene encoding iron uptake transporter deferrochelatase/peroxidase subunit, producing the protein MTASDASTPSDAPTPSDTPTSSDAPSPSTDRASSVDHGPSASPGRASRAPVELSRRRLLGTVGAAGAAGLVVGATGGVIGATAAREDAPTALTTIGSTSVPFREERARHQAGITTPLQACGHLVAFDLAPGAGRKAAAALLRRWSATAEELMAGRAPAHDTGIALDAGPSSLTVTFGFGRTFFDRTGLAARRPAQLDPLPEFSADALDPKRSEGDLWVQIGANDALVAFHALRALQKDAAGTARPRWQMNGFNRTPGATARPMTTRNLMGQVDGTNNPKPSDEDFDEHIFVGRDAEQEWMRGGSYAVVRRIRMLLDDWERQPPAKQEAVIGRRKSDGAPLSGGSETTPMDLGKLGPDGGLVIPADAHARIAAPDANQGATMLRRPFSFHDGFREDGAPDAGLLFICWQADPSRAFTPVQRKLDRGDALSAFLRHEASGLFAVPPAAEPGGYVGRPLLEG; encoded by the coding sequence ATGACCGCCTCCGACGCTTCGACTCCTTCCGACGCTCCCACTCCTTCCGACACCCCCACTTCCTCCGACGCTCCCTCTCCTTCCACCGACCGCGCCTCCTCCGTGGACCACGGCCCGTCGGCCTCCCCCGGCCGCGCCTCCCGCGCCCCCGTCGAACTCTCCCGCCGCCGGCTGCTGGGCACCGTCGGTGCCGCGGGCGCGGCCGGACTCGTCGTGGGCGCCACCGGCGGCGTCATCGGTGCCACCGCCGCCCGGGAGGACGCCCCCACCGCGCTGACCACCATCGGCTCGACCTCCGTCCCCTTCCGCGAGGAGCGGGCCCGGCACCAGGCGGGCATCACCACCCCGCTCCAGGCGTGCGGCCATCTCGTCGCCTTCGACCTCGCCCCCGGAGCCGGCCGCAAGGCCGCCGCGGCCCTGCTGCGCCGCTGGTCGGCGACGGCCGAGGAGCTGATGGCGGGCCGCGCGCCCGCGCACGACACGGGGATCGCGCTGGACGCGGGCCCGTCCTCCCTCACCGTCACCTTCGGTTTCGGCCGGACCTTCTTCGACCGTACGGGCCTGGCTGCGCGGCGCCCCGCACAGCTCGACCCGCTGCCGGAGTTCTCCGCCGACGCGCTGGACCCCAAGCGGAGCGAGGGCGACCTGTGGGTCCAGATCGGCGCGAACGATGCGCTGGTCGCCTTCCACGCGCTGCGCGCCCTCCAGAAGGACGCCGCGGGCACCGCCCGGCCGCGCTGGCAGATGAACGGCTTCAACCGCACTCCCGGCGCCACCGCGCGCCCCATGACGACCCGCAACCTGATGGGCCAGGTCGACGGCACCAACAATCCCAAGCCCTCGGACGAGGACTTCGACGAGCACATCTTCGTGGGGCGGGACGCGGAGCAGGAGTGGATGCGCGGGGGTTCCTACGCCGTCGTACGCCGTATCCGCATGCTGCTGGACGACTGGGAGCGGCAGCCGCCGGCCAAGCAGGAGGCGGTCATAGGGCGTCGCAAGTCCGACGGCGCCCCGCTCAGCGGCGGGAGCGAGACCACGCCGATGGACCTGGGCAAGCTCGGTCCCGACGGGGGGCTGGTCATTCCCGCCGACGCCCACGCGCGCATCGCGGCGCCGGACGCCAACCAGGGCGCGACGATGCTGCGGCGGCCCTTCTCCTTCCACGACGGCTTCCGCGAGGACGGTGCTCCGGACGCCGGGCTGCTGTTCATCTGCTGGCAGGCGGACCCGTCGCGGGCTTTTACGCCGGTGCAGCGCAAGCTGGACCGCGGGGACGCGCTGTCGGCCTTCCTGCGGCACGAGGCGAGCGGTCTGTTCGCGGTGCCGCCCGCCGCGGAGCCGGGCGGGTACGTGGGCCGGCCGCTGCTGGAGGGCTGA
- the pheA gene encoding prephenate dehydratase, protein MSDSRYTYLGPEGTFTEAALRTLPEAATRELVPMVSVPAALDAVRAGEAAAALVPIENSVEGGVTTTVDELAAGEPLMIYREVLLPIAFALLVRPGTKLSDVKTVTGHPVAQPQVRKWLAAQLPDAVWESAASNADGARLVQEGRYDGAFAGEFAAATYGLRPLVTGIHDAQNAATRFVLVGRPARPAARTGADKTSVVLWLRTNRPGALLEPLQEFTARGVGMMRIESRPTGEGIGRYCFSVDCEGHVTDRRVGEVLKGLRRICRDVRFLGSYPRADRVAADVRPDTEDAAFTEASDWLARCLDGRV, encoded by the coding sequence ATGTCGGACAGCCGCTACACCTATCTCGGCCCCGAGGGCACCTTCACCGAGGCGGCGCTGCGTACGCTGCCCGAGGCGGCCACCCGCGAGCTGGTGCCGATGGTCTCGGTGCCGGCCGCGCTGGACGCCGTACGCGCAGGTGAGGCGGCTGCCGCGCTGGTGCCGATCGAGAACTCCGTCGAGGGCGGGGTGACCACCACCGTGGACGAACTGGCCGCCGGCGAACCGCTGATGATCTACCGCGAGGTGCTGCTGCCGATCGCCTTCGCACTGCTCGTACGGCCCGGTACGAAGCTGTCGGACGTCAAGACGGTGACCGGGCATCCGGTCGCCCAGCCCCAGGTGCGCAAGTGGCTGGCGGCCCAGCTCCCGGACGCCGTGTGGGAGTCGGCCGCGTCCAACGCCGACGGGGCGCGGCTGGTCCAGGAGGGCCGCTACGACGGCGCGTTCGCGGGGGAGTTCGCGGCGGCGACGTACGGGCTCCGGCCGCTGGTCACCGGCATCCACGACGCGCAGAACGCCGCCACCCGCTTCGTGCTGGTGGGGCGGCCGGCCCGGCCCGCGGCCCGCACGGGGGCGGACAAGACCTCGGTCGTGCTGTGGCTGCGTACGAACCGGCCCGGTGCCCTGCTGGAGCCCTTGCAGGAGTTCACCGCGCGCGGGGTCGGCATGATGCGCATCGAGTCGCGGCCGACCGGTGAGGGCATCGGCCGCTACTGCTTCTCGGTGGACTGCGAGGGCCATGTCACCGACCGCAGGGTGGGCGAGGTCCTCAAGGGGCTCAGGCGGATCTGCCGGGACGTACGGTTCCTCGGTTCGTACCCGAGGGCGGACAGGGTGGCGGCGGACGTACGGCCGGACACCGAGGACGCGGCCTTCACCGAGGCGTCGGACTGGCTGGCCCGCTGCCTCGACGGGCGGGTCTGA
- the serS gene encoding serine--tRNA ligase codes for MIDLRLLREDPDRVRASQRARGEDVALVDALLSADERRRTSSVRFDELRAEQKALGKLIPKAPAEEKAELLKKAGELSAAVKAADAEQDEANEETQALLRKLGNLVHPDVPVGGEEDFTVLETVGTPRDFAAEGFEPKDHLEIGQALGAIDVERAAKVSGSRFYYLTGIGALLELALVNAAIAQATEAGFVPMLTPALVRPHAMEGTGFLGQAAENVYHLEKDDYYLVGTSEVPLAAYHMDEIIDAAKLPLRYAGFSPCFRREAGTYGKDTRGIFRVHQFDKVEMFSYVAPEDAEAEHRRLLEWEKQWLTGLELPFQVIDVATGDLGASASRKFDCEAWIPTQGKYRELTSASNCDEFQARRLSVRMRDGKKVQPLATLNGTLCAVPRTIVAIFENHQQADGSVRVPEVLRPYLGGREILEPLAK; via the coding sequence GTGATTGACCTTCGCCTGCTCCGTGAGGACCCCGACCGTGTGCGCGCCTCCCAGCGCGCCCGTGGAGAGGACGTCGCGCTCGTCGACGCACTCCTCTCCGCCGACGAGCGGCGCAGGACCTCCAGCGTCCGCTTCGACGAGCTGCGCGCCGAGCAGAAGGCGCTCGGCAAGCTCATCCCCAAGGCGCCCGCCGAGGAGAAGGCCGAGCTGCTGAAGAAGGCCGGCGAGCTGTCCGCCGCCGTCAAGGCCGCCGACGCCGAGCAGGACGAGGCCAACGAGGAGACCCAGGCCCTGCTGCGCAAGCTCGGCAACCTCGTCCACCCCGACGTGCCCGTGGGCGGCGAGGAGGACTTCACCGTCCTGGAGACCGTCGGCACCCCGCGCGACTTCGCGGCCGAGGGCTTCGAGCCCAAGGACCACCTGGAGATCGGCCAGGCGCTCGGCGCCATCGACGTCGAGCGCGCCGCCAAGGTCTCCGGCTCGCGCTTCTACTACCTGACCGGCATCGGCGCGCTCCTGGAGCTCGCGCTCGTCAACGCCGCCATCGCGCAGGCCACCGAGGCCGGCTTCGTACCGATGCTGACCCCGGCGCTGGTCCGGCCGCACGCCATGGAGGGCACCGGCTTCCTCGGCCAGGCCGCGGAGAACGTCTACCACCTGGAGAAGGACGACTACTACCTGGTCGGCACCTCCGAGGTCCCGCTCGCCGCGTACCACATGGACGAGATCATCGACGCGGCCAAGCTGCCGCTGCGCTATGCCGGCTTCTCGCCGTGCTTCCGTCGCGAGGCCGGCACGTACGGCAAGGACACCCGCGGCATCTTCCGCGTCCACCAGTTCGACAAGGTCGAGATGTTCTCGTACGTCGCGCCGGAGGACGCCGAGGCCGAGCACCGGCGCCTGCTGGAGTGGGAGAAGCAGTGGCTGACCGGCCTGGAGCTGCCCTTCCAGGTGATCGACGTGGCCACCGGCGACCTGGGCGCCTCCGCCTCGCGCAAGTTCGACTGCGAGGCGTGGATCCCGACCCAGGGCAAGTACCGCGAGCTGACCTCGGCCTCCAACTGCGACGAGTTCCAGGCCCGTCGGCTGTCGGTCCGTATGCGTGACGGCAAGAAGGTGCAGCCGCTGGCGACGCTGAACGGCACGCTGTGCGCGGTGCCGCGCACCATCGTGGCGATCTTCGAGAACCACCAGCAGGCTGACGGTTCGGTACGCGTACCGGAGGTGCTGCGCCCCTACCTCGGCGGCCGGGAGATCCTGGAGCCCCTCGCCAAGTGA
- a CDS encoding HAD family hydrolase, giving the protein MTPPPYKLVATDLDGTLLRSDDTISRRTRDALAAATAAGAAHIVVTGRAAPWTRHILDSLDYRGIAVCGQGGQVYHAGEHRLLTSVTLDRQLAGLALAKIEAEIGPLLLAASRDGLDGDVVVAPGYRIQEGPLPHVMIDDPGDLWAAPINKLYLQHPRLDDDALAEAARTVAGDLVGVTMAGPGIVELLPLGLSKATGLSLAARRLGVKAADTIAFGDMPNDIPMFGWAAHGVAMANAHPSLKAVANEVTTANDEDGIAVVLERVFA; this is encoded by the coding sequence GTGACCCCACCGCCCTACAAGCTCGTCGCGACGGATCTGGACGGGACGCTGCTGCGCTCCGACGACACCATCTCGCGGCGCACCCGCGACGCGCTCGCCGCGGCCACCGCGGCGGGCGCGGCCCACATCGTCGTCACGGGCCGTGCCGCGCCCTGGACCCGGCACATCCTGGACTCCCTGGACTACCGGGGAATAGCGGTGTGCGGGCAGGGCGGACAGGTCTACCACGCGGGCGAACACCGGCTGCTGACGTCCGTCACGCTGGACCGGCAACTGGCCGGTCTGGCGCTGGCCAAGATCGAGGCCGAGATCGGACCGCTGCTCCTGGCGGCGAGCCGGGACGGGCTGGACGGCGATGTCGTGGTCGCCCCCGGCTACCGCATCCAGGAGGGGCCGCTGCCGCACGTCATGATCGATGACCCCGGTGACCTGTGGGCGGCCCCGATCAACAAGCTCTACCTCCAGCACCCCCGCCTGGACGACGACGCCCTGGCCGAGGCCGCGCGCACGGTCGCCGGGGACCTGGTGGGCGTCACCATGGCCGGCCCCGGCATCGTGGAACTGCTCCCGCTGGGCCTCTCCAAGGCCACCGGCCTCTCCCTCGCGGCCCGCCGCCTGGGCGTCAAGGCCGCGGACACCATCGCCTTCGGCGACATGCCCAACGACATCCCCATGTTCGGCTGGGCCGCCCACGGCGTAGCCATGGCCAACGCCCACCCGTCCCTGAAGGCGGTCGCCAACGAGGTCACCACCGCCAACGACGAGGACGGCATCGCGGTGGTGCTGGAGCGGGTGTTCGCTTAG